The nucleotide window TGTAGGTAAGACAACTGTTCCCAAAGGATTTGAAAATAACCAGTAGTGTCTACGGGAATTATCTAGGACAGTATAGATCAGGTGCTacgaacataatattaatatgaaacaaCTTAAATTATAGGCACGTATGTAGGCTTCATTCATATTAACTTTCGCATACCTTGTTTGTTAGGTACAGCGCACATTCAAATCATGatgtctataatataaaagaaacgATTGCATTATTTGTGCTATATATACGTATGTTAAGCTGgatttatttccaaatttaaaacagttttcaaTACGTCGAAATCTTTTGCGTTGATCTGCAAATGGAATTTCCTTTACTGGAATTtccgatttttattattttaaagatttgcTTCCGATTTTGCATGATAGTGCAGCAATTTGggtattttttctatagaaaCTCTTTGTTGggaaatatttactatattgcAGTCGggtatagttatttttatacttaaataaataagcgaAAACAATAGTCCAACAGTcaatttattgtgtttaataaataataataaatatttttaataaataaacctaaaCTCTATCCGTATCGATTTGTGTTATTTACATGAGGTAGATTAATTGGTGGGTGATGAAGATGACGATGATGATGCTGAAATTGATGATACGCTAGAATAGCTTGGTGATTGGTTGGAGGAGCTGTCGCTAGGGTAGTAAGAGCTGTACGCTAGAGAGCTAGGGTCCCATACCCTGGAGTAGGGGCCAGATGACGATGGCTCCCATTGCGGTCCGTATGTATCGGATGGGGCAGAAATTGGGGCTGAAGTGGATGGTGGGCCGTATTGAGAAGCTGGAGGGCCGTATTGCGGGGCGGGAGCTTCTGTGGGTGCGGCCATCATCATTGGCATAGCTGGAACCATATAGTATATTAAAGTACATTCAAAtgatttagaataataattacctattacgaataatattttaactttagttATATAATCGTAATTCTAAGTAATTGGTTTAATGTTTaagatgttatattatatattatctaccAACCTCCTTTCTTCATCAAGAGATTGTAAATCAAGAATCCAAGGACTAAAGTGATGGCCAGCTTGCTGAGAATGAGTGCCTTAACTGCTTTAATACCAACAATCGTCACCAAGATTGGCATGAGTGCTTTTAACTTCAGTTTCAGTAGGAGAAGTACGGGCAGAAGCAGTTTCTTCTTCAGGATGCCTCGGGCTGGAATGggaatttattaacatttgatTTAATGTCTACTCTATTAACCGATGGTAAGACTCAATTTACCTTCACCGTTGTCAGAAGTCTC belongs to Pieris rapae chromosome 2, ilPieRapa1.1, whole genome shotgun sequence and includes:
- the LOC110991832 gene encoding uncharacterized protein LOC110991832, with the translated sequence MKCLCLLLASAALVHGYSIRDNEIETSRLQNSDDLLNSVVSDCFQADSPMSCLKVKVLSFLDTKLGVTSESARALDEKNIDKVIFDRVGRVLNENEFKVQLPEFLFQSAEVSYRADRGLDVDFPETSDNGEARGILKKKLLLPVLLLLKLKLKALMPILVTIVGIKAVKALILSKLAITLVLGFLIYNLLMKKGAMPMMMAAPTEAPAPQYGPPASQYGPPSTSAPISAPSDTYGPQWEPSSSGPYSRVWDPSSLAYSSYYPSDSSSNQSPSYSSVSSISASSSSSSSPTN